In a genomic window of Streptomyces koelreuteriae:
- a CDS encoding protein-arginine deiminase domain-containing protein has translation MRSRTPIRPRLIPAGSLVLALAAAGSVLAGPAGSAFAAETAGRADLRADVNRDGRVDVTGGSDKTGEDTWSVGRGAVYLPNIDDDTKRCPVTGPGGRPLSDAKLAACNDGTDTKVNGAADAADLARVRSVPLPGLASNAKGSLKLTTGGKHAHLFLKRDGKWVLVTPATRLTAAELRSGVEFGVEGTDIVRDAAKWDGRAVVRLTVTAGQKTTSDAVTLRVAPLLTHHHLQNTQQVMVTEVQGQGEYSRLQQKFVAELGKEVKKAGVTTPLVKFTKYADPWAQDFVEPAYVNMSGPGGQPQVMRVMLRSAQPDRDAGRELFEKVRGRDIGVVQVKDPAEPDDWSLNSFGNLETIPPYAHGGRSFPAGRIIMGERKDSGARPSKVMRTMLKSQGMQDPLLLDTSWLGVGHVDEFVQFLPADTPRGWRIGVADPQSGLRLLRDAKRDGHGATKMFSVPGRSDSPAPKETINQALASRHLVSDNEMAARRIAANLEILKRETGVTDEEIVRVPALYTRESEAFSAEGQDVPVPRLTRMGAASDLVDSLRDRGQQKWLAENPAAPRAAAAPATVQTSAYVPGAVNGVLLGRDRYLAPRQWGPVIAGKDIFTEAVNAVYTKVGMKVSYIDDWYTYHLGMGEVHCGTNTLREASGAWWRQPVR, from the coding sequence GTGCGTTCACGTACTCCCATACGTCCACGTCTGATTCCGGCCGGGTCGCTGGTTCTGGCCCTCGCCGCGGCCGGGTCCGTGCTGGCCGGGCCGGCCGGCTCCGCGTTCGCCGCCGAGACGGCCGGCCGGGCCGATCTGCGCGCCGATGTGAACCGCGACGGGCGGGTCGATGTCACCGGCGGCAGCGACAAGACCGGTGAGGACACCTGGTCGGTCGGGCGCGGGGCCGTCTACCTGCCCAACATCGACGACGACACCAAGCGGTGTCCCGTCACGGGGCCGGGCGGCAGACCCCTGTCCGACGCCAAGCTGGCCGCGTGCAACGACGGCACCGACACCAAGGTCAACGGCGCCGCGGACGCCGCCGACCTCGCCCGGGTCCGTTCCGTGCCCCTGCCCGGCCTGGCCTCGAACGCCAAGGGCAGCCTGAAGCTCACCACGGGCGGCAAGCACGCCCATCTGTTCCTCAAGCGGGACGGCAAGTGGGTCCTGGTGACGCCGGCGACCCGGCTGACCGCCGCCGAACTGCGTTCCGGGGTGGAGTTCGGCGTCGAGGGCACCGACATCGTCCGGGACGCCGCGAAGTGGGACGGCCGTGCGGTGGTCCGGCTGACGGTGACCGCCGGGCAGAAGACCACCTCCGACGCCGTGACCCTGCGCGTCGCACCGCTGCTGACCCACCATCATCTGCAGAACACCCAGCAGGTGATGGTGACCGAGGTCCAGGGCCAGGGCGAGTACAGCCGCCTCCAGCAGAAGTTCGTCGCCGAACTCGGCAAGGAGGTCAAGAAGGCCGGGGTCACCACGCCGCTGGTCAAGTTCACGAAGTACGCCGACCCCTGGGCGCAGGACTTCGTCGAACCGGCCTACGTCAACATGAGCGGTCCTGGCGGGCAGCCGCAGGTGATGCGTGTGATGCTGCGCTCTGCCCAGCCGGACCGGGACGCGGGCCGCGAGCTGTTCGAGAAGGTCCGCGGCCGGGACATCGGCGTCGTGCAGGTGAAGGACCCGGCGGAGCCCGACGACTGGTCGCTCAACTCCTTCGGCAACCTGGAGACCATCCCGCCCTACGCGCACGGCGGGCGCTCCTTCCCGGCCGGGCGCATCATCATGGGCGAGCGCAAGGACAGCGGGGCACGTCCGTCGAAGGTGATGCGGACGATGCTCAAGTCGCAGGGCATGCAGGACCCGCTGCTGCTGGACACCTCCTGGCTGGGCGTCGGGCACGTCGACGAGTTCGTGCAGTTCCTGCCCGCCGACACCCCCCGCGGCTGGCGCATCGGCGTCGCCGACCCGCAGTCGGGGCTGCGGCTGCTGCGGGACGCCAAGCGCGACGGGCACGGCGCGACGAAGATGTTCTCCGTCCCGGGCCGCAGCGACAGCCCCGCGCCCAAGGAGACCATCAACCAGGCGCTCGCCTCCCGGCACCTGGTGTCCGACAACGAGATGGCGGCCCGGCGCATCGCGGCCAACCTGGAGATCCTCAAGCGGGAGACGGGTGTCACCGACGAGGAGATCGTGCGGGTGCCCGCGCTGTACACCCGTGAATCGGAGGCCTTCTCCGCCGAGGGCCAGGACGTTCCCGTGCCGCGGCTGACGCGCATGGGCGCCGCGTCCGACCTCGTGGACAGCCTCCGGGACCGGGGCCAGCAGAAGTGGCTCGCCGAGAACCCGGCGGCCCCGCGTGCGGCGGCCGCCCCGGCGACGGTGCAGACCAGCGCGTACGTGCCCGGCGCGGTCAACGGCGTGCTCCTCGGCCGCGACCGCTACCTCGCCCCGCGCCAGTGGGGGCCCGTCATCGCCGGCAAGGACATCTTCACGGAGGCCGTCAACGCCGTCTACACGAAGGTCGGCATGAAGGTGTCGTACATCGACGACTGGTACACGTACCACCTCGGCATGGGTGAGGTGCACTGCGGCACCAACACCCTGCGCGAGGCGTCGGGCGCGTGGTGGCGGCAGCCGGTGCGGTAG
- a CDS encoding aldo/keto reductase, which yields MHHVTLNNGVEMPILGFGVYQIPPEQTERAVADALAAGYRSLDTAAAYRNEEAVGRAIKASGVPREELFVTTKLWVQDPGEDNTKRAFDASLRRLGLDHLDLYLIHQPYGDVYSEWRALQDLHREGRVRAIGVSNFFPDRLIDLIDNNDIAPAVNQIETHPFHQRTADQRFMREHGVQIESWGPFAEGRNNLFTHAALTSVAEAHDRSVAQVVLRWLIQRDVVVIPKSVRPERMAENLDVFDFTLTEEEMAGIAALDAGTSLFFDHRDPAMVGRLGRVRVED from the coding sequence ATGCACCACGTCACCCTCAACAACGGCGTCGAGATGCCGATCCTCGGATTCGGCGTCTACCAGATTCCGCCCGAGCAGACCGAGCGGGCCGTCGCCGACGCCCTGGCCGCCGGCTACCGCTCCCTCGACACCGCCGCCGCCTACCGCAACGAGGAGGCCGTCGGCCGGGCGATCAAGGCCAGCGGTGTCCCGCGCGAGGAACTCTTCGTCACGACCAAGCTGTGGGTCCAGGACCCGGGCGAGGACAACACCAAGCGCGCGTTCGACGCCTCGCTGCGCAGGCTCGGCCTGGACCACCTGGACCTCTACCTGATCCACCAGCCCTACGGCGACGTCTACAGCGAGTGGCGCGCCCTGCAGGACCTCCACCGGGAGGGCCGCGTGCGCGCCATCGGCGTGTCCAACTTCTTCCCGGACCGGCTCATCGACCTGATCGACAACAACGACATCGCCCCCGCCGTCAACCAGATCGAGACCCACCCCTTCCACCAGCGCACCGCCGACCAGCGGTTCATGCGCGAGCACGGCGTCCAGATCGAGTCCTGGGGCCCCTTCGCCGAGGGCAGGAACAACCTCTTCACGCACGCCGCCCTGACCTCCGTCGCCGAGGCCCACGACAGGTCCGTCGCCCAGGTCGTGCTGCGCTGGCTCATCCAGCGCGACGTCGTCGTCATCCCCAAGTCCGTCCGCCCGGAGCGCATGGCGGAGAACCTCGACGTCTTCGACTTCACCCTCACCGAGGAGGAGATGGCCGGTATCGCGGCCCTCGACGCGGGCACGTCCCTGTTCTTCGACCACCGCGACCCCGCCATGGTCGGCAGGCTCGGACGGGTCCGCGTCGAGGACTGA